A portion of the Candidatus Nitrosotenuis aquarius genome contains these proteins:
- a CDS encoding type I restriction-modification system subunit M: MSNQKVTFEFLSSHIWAAADILRGSLDASEYRQPVMTLLFLKRLNDRFEENVESLLKKGKTEKQIYSQKFLHDFFIPQSARWSVLSDASKNIGEEIDAVCKIIEKENPQLDGVLTNTKYNDKRKYPDDKLKALVSHFNQPRLRNSDLVKEDIFGDAYEYLLEHFADEIKKKGGEFFTPREVVKLLVNIVEPKEGMKICDPTCGSGGMLIVSRRFVEKHGGNPRNLVLDGQESNYGNLAMCKMNMVLHGIIDFNIEYGDVLSNPKLVEGGKLKLYDRVLANFPFSMDWDNAGAEKDPYNRFKYGIPPAKDKADFAFIQHMLASLNEKGQAAIVCSQGILFRGGEESRIREGMINDDVIEGIIAIPEGLFFGTGIPACVLILNKKKPEKRKNKIIFIYAAGEEHYLEGKSRNRLRDSDIDDIVKAFSDFKDVDRYCHVAALDEFKENEFNLNVPRYVDISEPEEEIDIQSTINELKKLEKERQEIESKVQQDLKELGLKV, encoded by the coding sequence GTGTCGAACCAAAAAGTAACCTTTGAGTTTCTAAGCTCGCACATTTGGGCGGCAGCAGACATTCTACGTGGAAGCCTTGATGCTTCGGAATATAGACAGCCAGTAATGACGTTATTATTCCTAAAGCGACTAAACGACAGATTTGAAGAAAACGTTGAATCATTATTAAAAAAAGGCAAGACGGAAAAGCAGATCTATTCACAAAAATTCTTGCACGATTTTTTCATTCCACAAAGCGCCCGCTGGTCTGTTTTATCTGATGCTTCAAAAAATATCGGTGAGGAGATTGATGCAGTATGCAAAATAATAGAAAAGGAAAATCCGCAACTTGACGGAGTTTTAACCAATACAAAGTACAATGACAAAAGAAAATATCCCGATGATAAGCTAAAGGCGCTAGTTTCCCATTTTAACCAGCCAAGACTGCGCAATTCTGATTTAGTAAAAGAGGACATTTTTGGCGATGCATACGAGTATTTGCTGGAACACTTTGCAGATGAAATAAAGAAAAAGGGCGGTGAATTTTTCACGCCACGTGAAGTAGTCAAACTGCTGGTAAACATAGTAGAGCCAAAGGAAGGAATGAAAATTTGTGATCCAACTTGTGGTTCTGGTGGCATGCTGATTGTATCAAGGAGATTTGTGGAAAAACATGGCGGTAATCCACGTAATCTGGTACTTGACGGACAGGAATCAAACTATGGTAACTTGGCAATGTGCAAGATGAATATGGTCTTGCATGGAATCATTGACTTTAACATTGAATATGGTGATGTGCTATCAAATCCAAAACTTGTCGAGGGCGGAAAACTAAAACTGTATGATAGGGTCTTGGCTAATTTTCCCTTTTCAATGGACTGGGATAATGCTGGAGCAGAAAAAGATCCATACAACCGCTTCAAGTATGGAATTCCACCAGCCAAAGACAAGGCAGACTTTGCGTTTATCCAGCACATGCTTGCAAGTCTGAACGAGAAGGGTCAAGCGGCAATTGTCTGTTCTCAAGGAATTTTGTTTCGGGGTGGTGAGGAATCAAGGATTCGGGAGGGCATGATTAACGATGATGTCATTGAAGGAATCATTGCAATACCCGAAGGCTTGTTCTTTGGAACTGGTATCCCAGCATGCGTTTTGATACTAAACAAGAAAAAACCAGAGAAAAGAAAGAACAAGATAATTTTCATTTATGCTGCGGGAGAGGAGCATTACCTAGAAGGCAAAAGCAGAAACCGACTACGAGACTCTGACATTGATGATATTGTAAAGGCATTTTCTGATTTCAAAGATGTAGATAGATATTGTCACGTTGCAGCACTTGACGAATTCAAAGAAAACGAGTTTAACCTTAATGTTCCAAGGTATGTAGACATTTCGGAGCCAGAAGAGGAAATTGATATTCAAAGCACAATTAACGAGTTAAAAAAACTGGAAAAAGAAAGACAAGAAATTGAAAGTAAAGTGCAACAAGACCTCAAAGAACTAGGCCTGAAGGTTTAG